In a genomic window of Dyadobacter fermentans DSM 18053:
- a CDS encoding RrF2 family transcriptional regulator, with translation MGIFSKTCEYAIRAVFYIAQKSEEGQKVGIREIALHINSPEPFLAKILQKLSKDGLVLSSKGPHGGFYLDPGGLQRSLADIVQAIEGDSIFNGCGMGLSYCSQANPCPLHNDFKKIRNQIVIMLRNTSIGKFNEGLIQGQLTLNK, from the coding sequence ATGGGAATATTTTCAAAAACGTGCGAATATGCGATCAGGGCGGTGTTTTACATTGCCCAAAAATCGGAGGAAGGCCAGAAGGTCGGCATCCGGGAGATTGCCCTGCATATCAACTCGCCTGAGCCGTTCCTGGCAAAAATCCTTCAAAAGCTCAGTAAAGATGGCCTAGTGCTGTCGTCGAAAGGCCCGCACGGAGGATTTTACCTCGATCCCGGCGGACTGCAACGTTCCCTGGCCGACATTGTCCAGGCCATAGAAGGTGACAGCATTTTCAACGGGTGCGGAATGGGCCTCAGCTACTGCTCCCAGGCCAACCCCTGCCCTTTGCACAACGATTTCAAGAAAATCCGGAATCAGATTGTGATCATGCTGCGCAATACTTCGATCGGCAAGTTCAATGAAGGGCTCATCCAAGGGCAGCTTACCCTGAACAAATAA
- a CDS encoding T9SS type A sorting domain-containing protein, with protein sequence MKRALRSLIGIFVSHGFLFSFATAQSCNVFDLKLTTQAAVNSFNASCKTINGDITISGSDITDLTPLQNIEVMNGKLTIQANPKLASLTGLENITSAQHLLIYSNDLLPDLTGFKKLKAVWGTTHIRFNKNLDNLKGLDSLVNASTFYITNNDSLASLSGLGSLEGVSDILSIGSNVRLATLKGLDKLSGVSRINIGGNDALADLSGLENLTSVSYQMHVSSNPGLTSLKGLDNLTYLSEIYISDNNLMTDLSGLESVGSVFWLVIGESKGLTSLAGLSSLTSATNMIIRSNELLTDLSGLENLTNIGWIQISDNAALTSLSGLGSNVSNGRSNSGARTAALTIGGLVIRNNASLSDCAISAVCEFVGSNTASITGNGPGCEDQSAIQAACSALPVTLADFKIHKEGRAAVLQWTTAEESNSEAFGIEHSVDAVTWHEAGEHRAKGESNVLVHYQWVHNAPAGGLNYYRLKMKDRPKNGLEGTYAYSRIVSVRFADNHAGNVYPNPVSDVLFISNHREAVLLRIVNTEGKTVYEARNVPHSLSTRNLATGIYQLHITLQNGVVQKERIVVL encoded by the coding sequence ATGAAAAGAGCGCTACGCAGTCTCATCGGGATTTTTGTATCCCATGGTTTCCTTTTCTCCTTCGCAACCGCACAGTCTTGTAACGTTTTCGATCTTAAACTGACCACCCAGGCGGCCGTTAATTCCTTTAATGCTTCATGTAAAACCATCAACGGAGATATTACCATTTCGGGTTCCGACATTACCGACCTTACGCCTTTACAGAACATTGAGGTCATGAATGGCAAGCTCACGATCCAGGCCAATCCGAAGCTGGCCAGCCTTACGGGATTGGAAAACATCACCTCCGCCCAGCATCTGCTCATTTACAGCAATGATCTGCTGCCTGATCTGACGGGTTTCAAGAAACTGAAAGCCGTTTGGGGCACTACCCACATTCGTTTCAATAAAAACCTCGATAACCTGAAAGGGCTGGACAGCCTTGTCAATGCGTCCACATTTTACATTACCAACAATGATTCGCTCGCAAGCCTTTCCGGGCTGGGTAGCCTGGAAGGCGTTTCGGACATTCTTTCGATCGGGTCGAACGTACGCCTGGCCACATTGAAGGGATTGGATAAGCTGAGTGGTGTAAGCCGGATCAATATTGGAGGGAATGACGCGCTGGCGGACCTCTCCGGCCTGGAAAACTTAACATCCGTTTCTTACCAAATGCACGTGAGCTCGAATCCCGGCCTGACCAGCCTGAAAGGACTCGACAATCTCACGTACCTGAGTGAAATATACATCAGCGATAATAACCTGATGACCGACCTGTCGGGCCTGGAAAGTGTAGGGTCGGTGTTTTGGCTGGTGATCGGGGAGAGCAAGGGGCTCACCAGTCTTGCCGGGCTCAGCAGCCTTACTTCGGCCACGAACATGATCATACGGAGCAACGAGTTGCTGACGGATCTTTCGGGGCTGGAAAACCTGACGAACATCGGATGGATACAGATCAGCGACAATGCGGCGTTGACGAGCCTGTCGGGGCTGGGTAGCAATGTAAGTAACGGCCGAAGCAATTCCGGCGCGCGGACGGCCGCGCTCACGATCGGCGGACTGGTGATCCGGAACAACGCCAGCTTATCGGATTGCGCCATTTCGGCGGTATGTGAGTTTGTCGGCTCCAACACGGCGAGCATTACCGGCAACGGGCCGGGGTGTGAGGATCAGTCGGCGATACAAGCGGCCTGTTCCGCGCTGCCGGTTACCCTCGCCGATTTTAAAATCCATAAAGAAGGCCGCGCAGCTGTTTTGCAATGGACAACGGCGGAGGAAAGCAACAGCGAAGCCTTCGGGATCGAACACAGCGTGGATGCCGTAACCTGGCACGAGGCAGGCGAGCACCGCGCGAAGGGCGAAAGCAATGTACTCGTCCATTACCAATGGGTACATAATGCGCCTGCCGGCGGGCTGAACTATTACCGCCTCAAAATGAAAGACAGGCCCAAAAACGGCCTGGAAGGCACTTACGCATACAGCCGCATCGTGAGCGTCCGTTTCGCCGACAACCACGCAGGCAACGTTTATCCCAATCCGGTTTCGGACGTACTCTTCATCTCAAACCACCGGGAGGCAGTGCTGCTACGGATTGTGAACACGGAGGGCAAAACGGTGTACGAAGCCCGCAACGTGCCGCATTCACTCTCGACTCGGAACCTCGCGACGGGGATTTACCAGTTGCATATTACGTTGCAGAACGGCGTGGTGCAGAAGGAGCGGATCGTGGTTCTTTGA